A genomic segment from Salvia splendens isolate huo1 chromosome 13, SspV2, whole genome shotgun sequence encodes:
- the LOC121762201 gene encoding uncharacterized protein LOC121762201 isoform X1, whose translation MAADQRKKKRVNAASLVGCTSREKYRVNRKKLRVQQHDLNMRPNIYLEWDGRRKSVVSRKDQIGFSKRHLIPFIEPGSRGRNILADVVPIPTEIFELDDLSDVLSSEVWNSNLSDNERSFLSQFLPKEVEPDKTVQELLSGDNFHFGNPFMKWSASICLGELHPDNVLHKEQSLKASKKTYYSFLENYHNDMIENIQMWKDKWSSCEDPEVDIMQNIWSSRKHVEKTMHASNARFYSTEENHVATPDSCSWENSEMVYSSENQKQGTVQGESYRRGDFLKKISDSSSSGLKVVGAAHRKGENIHQWNIQQNDGAKYMSYIKVSKEQHERVKSSIKCAGNSIQPKSLNNVLGSFDALNVQPFARFEEEERKKLHEYWVKLVTRDIPVGFASWRKRQFQRQELTQTLGVEIGQKVELQENNLDDEKDVSSNDVMELSDGEGEVPASDTVEEMEKEQSDDSLQEQNDNEESVNEMDTEIEDKKETRNDCIFEKRSSDNIEMNEDDEEPNHVFLQDHRESLNNSPRSTMITSSSPGFLQDQHQQQISSLDSNQHTNSKEMESNGDSGSAKIDPQIVSGYSRDMNHVEVSLSQGVSLASSSDIWPVSDVHGSYYQSTALNPGYAPTHELPVGHPQLIQQGQVVQMLNVQTNRSDKDARKDMLHRPTDDMSFFNPYANQDRSELLHSLLKAQSNFPYHHQAQKHSGLDFQPGSNLVMETAHFPGHFREHVHPPVPPTDMRQKRLNDPFVHQNIQESIYSGNRFTSVPRQETLAVNAHDWASVNSVRMPIAHHLNSGELGQSWYTGENGNRDGWHALEPVNGFNNGSSSDQTLFSVLSECNGLPRASYDAATAAGPTERLIQAGTYSGIGGIHASSSSSSSFLPVSTNPLNYLSGHEGSGGIKMNNLGWMGLPTTQQSSGMQESIGKPFLRSWNQ comes from the exons ATGGCAGCTGATCAGCGGAAAAAGAAGCGGGTTAATGCTGCCAGTTTGGTTGGATGCACTTCTCGTGAAAAATATAGGGTAAACAGGAAAAAACTGCGTGTTCAACAGCATGATTTGAACATGAGACCCAACATCTATCTTGAGTGGGATGGCAGGAGAAAAAGTGTAGTTTCTAGGAAGGATCAGATTGGTTTCTCAAAAAGGCACTTGATTCCATTTATTGAACCTGGTTCTCGAGGCCGGAACATTCTGGCTGATGTCGTCCCCATTCCTACAGAGATATTTGAATTGGACGACCTTTCTGACGTTCTATCTAGTGAG GTATGGAACAGCAATTTATCCGACAATGAAAGAAGCTTTCTTTCACAATTTCTACCTAAAGAAGTCGAGCCTGATAAAACCGTTCAAGAATTGCTTTCTGGAGACAACTTCCATTTTGGAAATCCTTTTATGAAATG GAGTGCTTCTATCTGTCTTGGGGAGCTTCATCCAGATAATGTTCTTCATAAGGAGCAGTCTCTCAAAGCTTCCAAGAAGACATACTATTCCTTTTTAGAAAACTATCATAACGA TATGATTGAAAACATACAAATGTGGAAGGATAAGTGGTCAAGTTGCGAGGATCCTGAAGTGGATATTATGCAGAACATTTGGAG CTCTAGAAAGCATGTTGAGAAAACCATGCATGCGTCCAATGCTAGATTCTATAGTACTGAGGAGAACCATGTTGCTACACCTGACTCTTGCTCCTGGGAAAATTCTGAGATGGTTTATAGTAGTGAAAACCAGAAACAGGGAACAGTGCAAGGAGAATCTTATAGAAG AGGAGATTTCTTGAAAAAGATATCTGATAGTTCCTCCAGTGGGCTAAAAGTGGTGGGTGCGGCACATAGGAAAGGGGAGAATATACACCAATGGAATATCCAGCAAAATGATGGAGCCAAATACATGTCCTACATCAAG GTCAGCAAGGAACAGCATGAACGTGTTAAAAGTAGCATCAAGTGTGCTGGAAATAGCATTCAGCCCAAGTCTCTGAATAATGTCTTAGGTAGCTTTGATGCTCTAAATGTGCAACCATTTGCAAGATTTGAGGAAGAAGAGCGTAAGAAGCTGCATGAATATTG GGTTAAATTGGTGACTAGAGATATCCCCGTTGGTTTTGCTAGCTGGAGAAAAAGGCAATTTCAGAGACAAGAACTAACACAGACCCTGGGTGTAGAAATAGGGCAAAAGGTGGAACTTCAAGAG AATAATCTGGATGACGAGAAAGATGTCTCTAGCAATGATGTGATGGAGCTCTCGGATGGTGAAGGGGAAGTTCCAGCCTCCGACACAGTTGAG GAGATGGAAAAAGAGCAAAGTGATGACTCACTCCAGGAACAGAATGATAATGAAGAATCAGTTAATGAAATGGATACAGAAATAGAG GATAAAAAAGAAACTAGAAATGACTGCATATTTGAGAAGCGTTCTAGTGATAATATAGAAATGAATGAGGACGATGAGGAACCCAACCATGTCTTCCTTCAGGATCACAGAGAGTCGCTTAATAATAGCCCTAGGAGCACAATGATAACTTCATCCAGCCCTGGTTTTCTCCAGGATCAGCATCAGCAGCAAATCAGTTCACTCGATAGtaatcaacataccaattcaaAGGAGATGGAATCTAATGGTGATAGTGGAAGTGCAAAAATTGACCCTCAAATTGTTTCTGGTTACTCGCGAGATATGAATCATGTGGAGGTTTCACTTAGCCAAGGGGTGTCTCTTGCATCCTCTAGTGATATTTGGCCAGTTAGTGATGTTCATGGCTCTTACTACCAATCTACTGCGTTAAATCCTGGATATGCACCCACTCATGAGTTACCGGTTGGGCATCCACAACTTATCCAGCAGGGGCAAGTAGTGCAAATGCTTAATGTTCAAACAAACCGGTCAGACAAAGATGCTAGGAAGGACATGTTGCATAGGCCAACTGACGATATGTCTTTCTTCAATCCATATGCTAACCAAGACCGAAGTGAATTGCTTCATTCTCTGTTGAAGGCGCAGAGTAATTTTCCATACCATCATCAAGCACAAAAACATTCTGGACTTGATTTTCAGCCTGGAAGCAATCTCGTGATGGAGACAGCTCATTTTCCTGGACATTTTAGGGAGCATGTTCATCCACCGGTTCCTCCAACAGATATGAGGCAAAAGAGACTGAATGATCCATTCGTGCATCAGAACATTCAGGAGAGTATTTATTCTGGAAATCGGTTTACTAGTGTTCCTAGGCAGGAGACATTGGCAGTTAATGCTCATGATTGGGCGAGTGTCAATAGTGTACGCATGCCAATTGCTCATCATCTGAACAGTGGAGAGTTGGGTCAGAGCTGGTATACAGGTGAGAATGGAAACAGGGACGGATGGCATGCGCTTGAGCCTGTTAATGGGTTTAATAATGGAAGTAGCTCCGATCAGACACTTTTCAGTGTCCTATCCGAATGCAATGGGCTACCACGAGCCAGTTACGATGCTGCTACAGCAGCAGGGCCCACTGAACGATTGATACAGGCTGGAACATACAGTGGTATAGGAGGTATACACGCGtcgagcagcagcagcagcagtttCTTACCAGTGTCTACGAATCCACTGAACTACTTGAGTGGGCACGAAGGGTCAGGCGGTATTAAGATGAACAACCTGGGATGGATGGGATTGCCGACGACACAGCAGAGTTCAGGAATGCAGGAGTCGATCGGGAAACCATTCCTGAGGTCGTGGAATCAATAG
- the LOC121762201 gene encoding uncharacterized protein LOC121762201 isoform X2, whose protein sequence is MAADQRKKKRVNAASLVGCTSREKYRVNRKKLRVQQHDLNMRPNIYLEWDGRRKSVVSRKDQIGFSKRHLIPFIEPGSRGRNILADVVPIPTEIFELDDLSDVLSSEVWNSNLSDNERSFLSQFLPKEVEPDKTVQELLSGDNFHFGNPFMKWSASICLGELHPDNVLHKEQSLKASKKTYYSFLENYHNDMIENIQMWKDKWSSCEDPEVDIMQNIWSSRKHVEKTMHASNARFYSTEENHVATPDSCSWENSEMVYSSENQKQGTVQGESYRRGDFLKKISDSSSSGLKVVGAAHRKGENIHQWNIQQNDGAKYMSYIKVSKEQHERVKSSIKCAGNSIQPKSLNNVLGSFDALNVQPFARFEEEERKKLHEYWVKLVTRDIPVGFASWRKRQFQRQELTQTLGVEIGQKNNLDDEKDVSSNDVMELSDGEGEVPASDTVEEMEKEQSDDSLQEQNDNEESVNEMDTEIEDKKETRNDCIFEKRSSDNIEMNEDDEEPNHVFLQDHRESLNNSPRSTMITSSSPGFLQDQHQQQISSLDSNQHTNSKEMESNGDSGSAKIDPQIVSGYSRDMNHVEVSLSQGVSLASSSDIWPVSDVHGSYYQSTALNPGYAPTHELPVGHPQLIQQGQVVQMLNVQTNRSDKDARKDMLHRPTDDMSFFNPYANQDRSELLHSLLKAQSNFPYHHQAQKHSGLDFQPGSNLVMETAHFPGHFREHVHPPVPPTDMRQKRLNDPFVHQNIQESIYSGNRFTSVPRQETLAVNAHDWASVNSVRMPIAHHLNSGELGQSWYTGENGNRDGWHALEPVNGFNNGSSSDQTLFSVLSECNGLPRASYDAATAAGPTERLIQAGTYSGIGGIHASSSSSSSFLPVSTNPLNYLSGHEGSGGIKMNNLGWMGLPTTQQSSGMQESIGKPFLRSWNQ, encoded by the exons ATGGCAGCTGATCAGCGGAAAAAGAAGCGGGTTAATGCTGCCAGTTTGGTTGGATGCACTTCTCGTGAAAAATATAGGGTAAACAGGAAAAAACTGCGTGTTCAACAGCATGATTTGAACATGAGACCCAACATCTATCTTGAGTGGGATGGCAGGAGAAAAAGTGTAGTTTCTAGGAAGGATCAGATTGGTTTCTCAAAAAGGCACTTGATTCCATTTATTGAACCTGGTTCTCGAGGCCGGAACATTCTGGCTGATGTCGTCCCCATTCCTACAGAGATATTTGAATTGGACGACCTTTCTGACGTTCTATCTAGTGAG GTATGGAACAGCAATTTATCCGACAATGAAAGAAGCTTTCTTTCACAATTTCTACCTAAAGAAGTCGAGCCTGATAAAACCGTTCAAGAATTGCTTTCTGGAGACAACTTCCATTTTGGAAATCCTTTTATGAAATG GAGTGCTTCTATCTGTCTTGGGGAGCTTCATCCAGATAATGTTCTTCATAAGGAGCAGTCTCTCAAAGCTTCCAAGAAGACATACTATTCCTTTTTAGAAAACTATCATAACGA TATGATTGAAAACATACAAATGTGGAAGGATAAGTGGTCAAGTTGCGAGGATCCTGAAGTGGATATTATGCAGAACATTTGGAG CTCTAGAAAGCATGTTGAGAAAACCATGCATGCGTCCAATGCTAGATTCTATAGTACTGAGGAGAACCATGTTGCTACACCTGACTCTTGCTCCTGGGAAAATTCTGAGATGGTTTATAGTAGTGAAAACCAGAAACAGGGAACAGTGCAAGGAGAATCTTATAGAAG AGGAGATTTCTTGAAAAAGATATCTGATAGTTCCTCCAGTGGGCTAAAAGTGGTGGGTGCGGCACATAGGAAAGGGGAGAATATACACCAATGGAATATCCAGCAAAATGATGGAGCCAAATACATGTCCTACATCAAG GTCAGCAAGGAACAGCATGAACGTGTTAAAAGTAGCATCAAGTGTGCTGGAAATAGCATTCAGCCCAAGTCTCTGAATAATGTCTTAGGTAGCTTTGATGCTCTAAATGTGCAACCATTTGCAAGATTTGAGGAAGAAGAGCGTAAGAAGCTGCATGAATATTG GGTTAAATTGGTGACTAGAGATATCCCCGTTGGTTTTGCTAGCTGGAGAAAAAGGCAATTTCAGAGACAAGAACTAACACAGACCCTGGGTGTAGAAATAGGGCAAAAG AATAATCTGGATGACGAGAAAGATGTCTCTAGCAATGATGTGATGGAGCTCTCGGATGGTGAAGGGGAAGTTCCAGCCTCCGACACAGTTGAG GAGATGGAAAAAGAGCAAAGTGATGACTCACTCCAGGAACAGAATGATAATGAAGAATCAGTTAATGAAATGGATACAGAAATAGAG GATAAAAAAGAAACTAGAAATGACTGCATATTTGAGAAGCGTTCTAGTGATAATATAGAAATGAATGAGGACGATGAGGAACCCAACCATGTCTTCCTTCAGGATCACAGAGAGTCGCTTAATAATAGCCCTAGGAGCACAATGATAACTTCATCCAGCCCTGGTTTTCTCCAGGATCAGCATCAGCAGCAAATCAGTTCACTCGATAGtaatcaacataccaattcaaAGGAGATGGAATCTAATGGTGATAGTGGAAGTGCAAAAATTGACCCTCAAATTGTTTCTGGTTACTCGCGAGATATGAATCATGTGGAGGTTTCACTTAGCCAAGGGGTGTCTCTTGCATCCTCTAGTGATATTTGGCCAGTTAGTGATGTTCATGGCTCTTACTACCAATCTACTGCGTTAAATCCTGGATATGCACCCACTCATGAGTTACCGGTTGGGCATCCACAACTTATCCAGCAGGGGCAAGTAGTGCAAATGCTTAATGTTCAAACAAACCGGTCAGACAAAGATGCTAGGAAGGACATGTTGCATAGGCCAACTGACGATATGTCTTTCTTCAATCCATATGCTAACCAAGACCGAAGTGAATTGCTTCATTCTCTGTTGAAGGCGCAGAGTAATTTTCCATACCATCATCAAGCACAAAAACATTCTGGACTTGATTTTCAGCCTGGAAGCAATCTCGTGATGGAGACAGCTCATTTTCCTGGACATTTTAGGGAGCATGTTCATCCACCGGTTCCTCCAACAGATATGAGGCAAAAGAGACTGAATGATCCATTCGTGCATCAGAACATTCAGGAGAGTATTTATTCTGGAAATCGGTTTACTAGTGTTCCTAGGCAGGAGACATTGGCAGTTAATGCTCATGATTGGGCGAGTGTCAATAGTGTACGCATGCCAATTGCTCATCATCTGAACAGTGGAGAGTTGGGTCAGAGCTGGTATACAGGTGAGAATGGAAACAGGGACGGATGGCATGCGCTTGAGCCTGTTAATGGGTTTAATAATGGAAGTAGCTCCGATCAGACACTTTTCAGTGTCCTATCCGAATGCAATGGGCTACCACGAGCCAGTTACGATGCTGCTACAGCAGCAGGGCCCACTGAACGATTGATACAGGCTGGAACATACAGTGGTATAGGAGGTATACACGCGtcgagcagcagcagcagcagtttCTTACCAGTGTCTACGAATCCACTGAACTACTTGAGTGGGCACGAAGGGTCAGGCGGTATTAAGATGAACAACCTGGGATGGATGGGATTGCCGACGACACAGCAGAGTTCAGGAATGCAGGAGTCGATCGGGAAACCATTCCTGAGGTCGTGGAATCAATAG